The following coding sequences lie in one Candidatus Hydrogenedentota bacterium genomic window:
- a CDS encoding redoxin domain-containing protein, with amino-acid sequence MSVLVTQPAPDFTAAAVMPDGSINEAFKLSDLRGKYVVLFFYPLDFTFVCPSEIIAHDHRVSKFKELGVEVVGVSIDSQFSHF; translated from the coding sequence ATGAGCGTTCTAGTTACCCAGCCGGCCCCCGATTTCACCGCCGCCGCCGTCATGCCCGATGGATCGATCAACGAAGCCTTCAAGCTATCCGATCTGCGCGGCAAGTATGTGGTGCTGTTTTTCTACCCGCTGGACTTCACCTTCGTCTGTCCGTCGGAAATCATCGCGCATGATCACCGCGTCTCCAAGTTCAAGGAGCTGGGCGTGGAAGTGGTCGGCGTGTCCATTGACTCGCAGTTTAGCCACTTTG